AAGAACACTTGTTAAGAATTGATTACAACATATCAGAGATGATGAACACAGAACACTCTCTcacataatattttataaacttaaaatacatatcttTTTCAAATTCCAATACTCATTATCATTTTCCTATAAATTATAATGATCTTAAACAATCTCCTTCCCTTGCATTACTTCAAAGGTCAAAATATCAAAAGTCAACGTTTGATGCTTGCTTTACAAATCTCCTACAAATCAATCGGACTTAGACGGTTTGACCATACACAGCCTTGATAAAGCGGCCGTACAagaacacatacatacatacatacatattatatatatatacacacatacatacacacacagtgGAAGCCACGTGGGCAAAGATGCAATTGGAgctaaatttatatttttcctGTTGATAATACAAGCTAATATATATACCTTCCCCTTCCTCTTGAAATTTTTCTCAAAGATGTCTTCTCCAAACACTTATTCCTCCCCTTTACAtagcaaaacaagaaaaatatacCCCATTTATGTAAAAATAACCAATCTCCCAACCTCCCCAGTTTACCCAAATTCTTAAACATGGAATCAAAACTAATAGGAgttcaaagaaataaaagaggttTGCGGATATAGAATATATACTAAACTAGGGTGAGGACAGTTTTTCCAATGAATTGTAGCAGTTACCTTGGCTGTGCTCGGCCTGCGGGAAATGACATTGTTGCCCGGAGTGACCGTTTAGATGAGGGCTTCCCAAAGATCATGGTTTGTGAACGAGATACCATGTCGACCATAGATATCGTCTGATAAGCTCGTACAAGGCTTGAACTATCTGTGGAATCACCTCGTACTGTTGCCCGTTGCAATGAGTGTGAACTCAGGCCTGATAGAACATAAGCCCGGCCAGATGCCTCATATACACTACGGTTGGCCATCCTTTCTTGCATCTCCCTCAACTCCGCACACAGTGAAATGCATAATCTGTCACCAGCTCGTGCAGATGCAGATTCTGTCAATACCTTGTGACAGCTCTCAAGGACAGATACTGCAGCATGTAGATCCCCACGTTCTGCTGCAACCCTAGCCTCAGACATTGCTTCTGCAGCATGTAGCCTGTTTAGCTGCCTATCTACTTCAGATGACACTACTGAGGGTCCAGTTGTTTCTGGTCTCAGGATCTTTACTTCACTAGACTCTGAAGTCACCATCTCATTCGTAAGGGGATCCCTATAAGCGCATTTAACCTTCAGCAATGACATTTCATCACTCGACTCGTCAGCTGGGACATTAACTGTTACTAAAAAATCCCTTTCTTCTTCAGCATACAAGTCTCCGACATCAATGGAACCAATTCTTGCATTGGCCAACAGACTGGATCGATAACTTCCAGACTTGATTGAACTAATTTGCAAGCTCGAGTGAATGCACTCAACATTAAGCTTCAACTCCTGCACAACTACACTCAGAAGCCCTCCCAGGCATTGTGCAAATGCATCCTGAATTACACTCTCAGCTTCAATGAATGAGAATGTACCACCGGATATCTCAGAAATTGAATGCATAGAGGAAGCATCGTGGTCTGATCCAAAACCAAATGCATGCACTGGAATCTGGAAGTCTGTACCACTATCACGATGGATTGAGACAGGGAGAAGCAGTTTGTAATCAGTTCGAGGACCAGCACCACCAGGACTGTTGACAGTGTATGTATCTTGCCCATCAGATAACAGTATGATACTACAAACCGGATTCTTGCACTTACGATCTACCAACACCTTGGCACCTTTCCTTAAACCATCGGCAATATTTGTGCCTCCATTAGAGACCAGAGAATTAATAGCCTGCAGTGA
This genomic stretch from Tripterygium wilfordii isolate XIE 37 chromosome 22, ASM1340144v1, whole genome shotgun sequence harbors:
- the LOC119991212 gene encoding E3 ubiquitin-protein ligase WAV3-like, with product MGSKWRKVKLALGLNSCIYAPRTVEEPSPSTTSAPLRSDSVLGSPSTPPSSSAYSRLLRLSKSGPISCKITCAICLNSMKPGQGHAIFTAECSHSFHFHCITSSVKHGNKVCPVCRAKWKEIPFQSPVSDHPHGKLRINPIPRDDAWMTVVQRLPSPQQDARRQTTPLLRVREPPIFDDDEVLDPHSEFTEKRSATTNSSSENFIGTIEFKTYPEISAVPRAVSHDNFTLLIHLRAPFISRVQNCCETQPTLPSTQQNLRAPVDLVTVIDVSGSMSGTKLALLKRAMGFVIQNLGPSDRLSVIAFSSAARRIFPLRRMTETGKQESLQAINSLVSNGGTNIADGLRKGAKVLVDRKCKNPVCSIILLSDGQDTYTVNSPGGAGPRTDYKLLLPVSIHRDSGTDFQIPVHAFGFGSDHDASSMHSISEISGGTFSFIEAESVIQDAFAQCLGGLLSVVVQELKLNVECIHSSLQISSIKSGSYRSSLLANARIGSIDVGDLYAEEERDFLVTVNVPADESSDEMSLLKVKCAYRDPLTNEMVTSESSEVKILRPETTGPSVVSSEVDRQLNRLHAAEAMSEARVAAERGDLHAAVSVLESCHKVLTESASARAGDRLCISLCAELREMQERMANRSVYEASGRAYVLSGLSSHSLQRATVRGDSTDSSSLVRAYQTISMVDMVSRSQTMIFGKPSSKRSLRATMSFPAGRAQPR